Proteins encoded together in one Aureimonas sp. SA4125 window:
- a CDS encoding transporter substrate-binding domain-containing protein, with the protein MSKTSLLASIVLAASLVASVGTALAATLSDIKARGSIIVAVDVSHPPYGMLDGTATETGSDVETAKLLAEDLGVKLEIVPVSGANRVPFLLSNRADVVIASFSVTEERKKVIDYSKPYGVIPVVISGPKDTNIKAAADLAGLEVAVARGTTADMELTKLIKSSDSDASIVRYEDESTTNTAMATGQQKVFAAALSTAQAVATQSPGLGLEIKMELNAYPMAIGLRKGDAAFQATIDGFVDTNLKNGKLNTIYKKYFGQDLPAEMVAN; encoded by the coding sequence ATGTCCAAGACATCACTTCTGGCGAGCATCGTTCTTGCGGCCAGCCTCGTTGCGTCCGTGGGGACGGCACTTGCCGCCACCCTGTCCGATATCAAAGCACGTGGCAGCATCATCGTCGCCGTTGACGTCAGCCATCCGCCCTACGGCATGCTCGACGGCACCGCCACAGAGACCGGCTCCGACGTCGAGACCGCGAAGCTTCTCGCCGAAGACCTTGGGGTGAAGCTCGAGATCGTGCCCGTATCCGGCGCGAACCGCGTGCCGTTCCTGCTCTCGAACCGCGCCGACGTGGTGATCGCATCGTTCTCGGTCACCGAGGAGCGCAAGAAGGTCATCGACTACTCCAAGCCGTATGGCGTTATCCCGGTCGTGATCTCCGGCCCGAAGGACACCAACATCAAAGCAGCCGCCGATCTCGCCGGGTTGGAAGTCGCCGTCGCGAGAGGCACCACGGCCGACATGGAGCTGACCAAGCTGATCAAGAGCAGCGACAGCGACGCCAGCATCGTCCGTTACGAGGATGAATCCACCACCAACACGGCGATGGCGACGGGACAGCAGAAGGTGTTCGCAGCAGCGCTCTCAACCGCTCAGGCCGTCGCCACGCAAAGCCCAGGTCTGGGACTGGAGATTAAGATGGAGCTGAACGCCTACCCGATGGCCATTGGTCTTCGCAAAGGTGACGCAGCATTCCAGGCGACAATCGACGGCTTCGTCGACACCAATCTGAAGAACGGAAAGCTCAATACGATCTACAAGAAATACTTTGGCCAGGACCTACCAGCCGAGATGGTAGCAAACTGA